cTGGGAATTTGCAGAAGAATTAAAGGATAGactgcagggaagggggagcaaAGCTAATATGAGAAGACTTGCACTGCATTACCTAAGTGGtaatttttccccctctcatCTTGTTGCTTCTGTGATTTTATATGTTTATGATAAAGCCTTCTCACCTTGATCTCTTCCTCTAAGTGCCTCTTGAGTTCCTCAATCTGTTGGGTGAATGCCTGCTTGCCTCTTGACAGCTGAGAAATCAGAGCATCTTTCTCCTCCACCTGGCGTGAATATTCACCTAGGAAAGTTTGCAGACACACAAGCCTTTTGTTGCCATTGATGACAGGATTGAGGACATTTCGGGCTATAAAACCAGGTAGTTAGCAGACGTTGCAGAAGCTCATGATCCCATTTCATGCATTTCTCATTACAGGGGAGACAAAGCATGTTGGATGGACCATGTGCCCAGAAGGGTCATTTCTGCAATAACTCTCTGTCATTATTCATTTGCACATCAGAGATGTGTATGTCTCACCTGATTCTGTCTGCAGACGAGCTCTTTGAGCATTGAGGTCATTGATCATGCGCTGATGctcttcttcttttgtcttAATCTCGCTTAGCTGATCTTCCAGTGTGCGACACATCTTCTCCAGATTTGCCTGTGTGTCAACATACGGAAGGGGAAGGGTTAACCATCCACCCTCTTCATAATATCAGGTGCAAGAAATTGCATTGTATAGAATTCCACAGGGGCAGAAATACCTATAAGGTATTTGTGTACCTTGGCTTTGGAGACAGAGTCCATGTTACTGGCCAAGTCGTCAATCTCCATCTTCAGCTcactcttctccttctccagcttctgcttCACTCGTTGCAGGTTGTCAATCTGCTCCCCAAGCTCAGCTGTGCTGTCTGCGTGCTTCTTCCGCAGGGCAGCAGCCGTGGCTTCATGCTGCAGCGTGGCCTCTTCGAGGTCACGGCGCATCTTCTGAAACTCTGCCTCACGCTTCTTGTTCATATCAATCTGAGCTGCAGTAGcccctcctgcttcttccaggCGCTCGCTGATCTCCTCTAGCTCCCTGGAGAGGTCAGCCCGatgcttctctgcttttgccCGAGAGGTTCGCTCTGCCTCAATTTCCTCCTCCAGTTCCTCAATACGAGCCTGGGGAACATTAGGGACCCTTCacacctctgccctcctcctACCTGGCCTGTGTCTGGgtgagagaggggaaggagcagagacTTGCCTGCAGCTCCTTGATCTTCTTCTGTGATTGCATGCCCAGGGCTTGCTCATCCTCGATTTTGCTCTGGATCTGGCTGATTTCAAAGTCTTTCCTTTGGGCAAAGCAAACCGGGTTAGGgctcaaagaaaaaagacaagtgcaccagcccagcacacagctgccccacagccacaCTTACTTCTTCAGTTTCTCATCCAGCTGCTGCTTATCATTTTCCAAATCCATTATGCTGTCATGGGCCAGCTTTAGGTCTCCTTCGAGTTTCCTCTTAGCTCTCTCAAGGTCCATGCgcagtttcttctcttgctcCAGGGAACCTTCCAGCTAAAAAGAACAAGACCATCAGTGCTCTGCCAACCAGGTCTAACTCCGTGCCTGCCCTGTTTTTGCTGTATGCCTGTGTGCTTACATCGTCCACTTGCTGCTCCAACTTGGTTTTAGCTTTGGTCAGAGTATTGACTTTGTCCTCTTCTGCCTGCAGGTCGTCCAGTGTCTGCTGATGGGCCTCTTGGAgggctttcttctcttttgtcaGCTTGGCAATGGTCTCGTCCAAGGCTGCCATCTCCTCTGTGAGGTTTTTCACCTTTGAGAAGAAGGGAGCAAGTGTAAATAAAGGAAGTAGATACAGAAGTCCTGTAAGAGCACAGTGCTCTTTTCTGGAGTGAGAGTGACAGCTTCTGCTTCATACCTTGTTTTCAGTGgcatgtttttccttctccacctTGGCCAGTGTTAACTCAAGGTCATCAATATCTTTCTTCAGCTCTGAACATTCATCCTCCAGTTTCCTCTTCTTGGCTGTCAGTTCAGCATTAATTTCCTCCTCATCCTCGGCCCTTTCAGTCACCTCCTTAATTTTGGCTTCCaactggattttggttttgatgagcTGGTCACATCTTTCCTCTGCATCAGCTAAAGCATCAGCTTCCTGTTAGAGAAACATAGTTTTGTTTACTAATCTCAAGTTTTAGTGCACATTGAATAAAAAAGGGTATTTCCtagtgaaaaagagaaacatggaattattattttttttattaccttgtaggaaattatttttgcacaCCCTCTTTTTAATCAGGAAAGGTTTTTGttctatttgatttttttactttcatcaATTATCGTGCCTTGCTCTATTTATAGATAAGATATCTAACtatctgaaaatacttttttcactAAGGCTTTTCATTACTGTCcctgaaaataaataactgaataTAATTGTGCACAgatctttttgttttatctctgtaaaagtttttttttgGCAAGGAAAATTCTGACTCTATTCCAGATAAATTGGTATATAATGTGGATGCACTCAGTGGTTTCGATTTGAACTTGACTTTATTTTGAAGCTATGAAGTAGACACTTAAAGATACAAGACTGTTGTGTAAGTGTTGCCTATTCTTTTGATCTTCCAAAGGACATTGGAGACACACATAGGGCTGGTAGTTAGGATTTAGAGGGTATTTGTGTCTTCCTAGAATAGTAGCTGCAAGAGAATAGGTGAGATACCATGGATCATAAGAAATTACATAAGGCTCTTTTATTTAGGGAACtgattaaaaccagaaagtaGGAAACTGAATTGCTCTCCAGACTGTTAACTGTATATACTAAATCTCTGGTGACTACAATTGGACCTTATATTGTGAGCTTGCATAGAGAAACATACCTGTAGGCCTAGAGACTTAAAAAGTCATTCCCAAGTTAGAACCTCATATTATAATGTTGACACTGAGTGGTCTGAATTTTACCTTTAGTGATTCAGATTAAAAGATTTTCTAAGGCAATTTAGTGTGCAGTGTGAGAGTTCCATACTATGAGAAAAGATTTAGACCTTACTTATTTTCCCCTGGAAGAAACATACTAATAATACCTACAGCTTGCACTTGGAGCTGCAGGTCATTTTTCTCCTGCACCAGTTTCACcattttctcctccagctccttcctctttgcctcagattttgcaagttcttccttggtTTTCTCAAACTCCTCCTTCATGTTGGCCATCTCCTTCTCAGATTCTGCACTCTTCAGCAAGGGCTTGATCTTGAAGAACAGCTTCATCCAGGGCCAGTGTTTCACATTCATGAAGGACCGAACGTTGTACTGGATGCAGAAGATGGACTCCCTGAAGCATAATTAAAAAGTACATCGAATATTTTCAGTACGACAAGTGCTGACACTTTCCCCCAAGTCCAGTGACCTTAACTGAAGATGAGGAATGTCTACCTCCTCTCCACCATTCTCTGGTACTCCACTCTCATCAGGAAGCCCCTGCACCTGGCCTGTGTGCGAGTGATGAGCTGTGCCAGCTTCTCATCCCTCATCTCCTCCAGGAGACCTAGCAGCCCAGCTTTGAAGAACACCTTGAGAAAGGGAACGTTGCAGCACATTACTGTCAGGCAGAGCAAAGCACAGGCACACAGTGCGTGAGTCAAGGAGGGCTGGTACCTTGGTGTGGCCAAATTTGTACTGGGTGTGGTCCACATCGATTGACCCCAGAAGCTTCTCAGAAGCCTTCTTGCTATCAATGAACTGTCCCTCTGGGATAGCGCTGGCATTAAGCACCTTGTATCTGTGGAATGAGAGGAAATATGAATGAAGGCAATCTCAAGTCATCAGATTATACTGTTTATTGAAAATAACAGCAGTCTGCAGCAGAATGAGGCTGAGGAAGTTGGAATTCCATCCTTTGTTTAGAGATAGTTATAATGAAGTCCTGATCTGataacaaaattcagaaaacttTTCTGGTCTTTAGGTGATCAGTCATAGATGAAAAGGGGACGCTGATCTCCCTCCGTTTCAGTCTGATACCTTTTTCACTTAAACTATGCTGTAGAAAATTGCTAGAGAGGAACATTGCCAACATGTGGATAGGAAGAAAGCATCTTCCCCTGAAACTTGCAGCTGATGCAATGGCCAAAACACTCTATCTGAGTTTGTAATTTTTGTCTGAGAAGGTGTTGTAGCCACATCCCAATTTGCATTTTCCAATCTTGTCATCATTGGCTCGTGTAGTTCTATTGTGCTTTCCTATTCAGAGACACTGGCACAGTTCAGCTGTTTGATGAACAGCAATCAGTGAGGACGCCTGACTTATATCTTAATTTCCAAAGAATTTCTCTTTTGCTAGACATACATGTTGCCTTTGGGTATACATTCCAGCATTTCCCCCTTCTTTCAGTTATAATCAGATAGAGTTGGCATTAAAAAATAAccataaatgttaaaatatttaagatgtaCAACTTATGCAgtaaggagagaagagagagcagAAAGGAGCATGACCTTTGTTTGAAGTCTGCATAGAGGATTCTGCTCGGAAATCCCTTCCTGCAAATTCTGATCCCTTCCAGCACACCATTACAGCGCAGCTGGTGTAGCACCAGTTCATGCTCCATGGCACCTAGGCAAATAAGACAATTATTTGATAGTTCATGATAAAGCATAGAGAATAATGGCTGCATTATACTATTATTTCACTCTACTTGAGGTTCTTACCAGgtgtttttgtttcattggGGATGATACAGCGCACAAAATGGGGGTGAGTGCTCCTTAGATTGGTCATTAGCTTGTTTAGGTTCTCCTGTGGGTTCATGAGCAAAGATTTTTCATTAACAAATGATACCTCTGCAGTTATACTCTCAGATGTGAGAAAAGTGTTGGAAAACAATAATGGATTTATTATTCCCGCCTATACCCATCCTAATTTGAGtttgcttctgcctttcagtCTTGAGCATGAGAGAAATTCACAAAACTGTGTAATGTGTTTTCATGAGACTGATGATGTTTTCATACATCCACTCAGACAGTACACCTATGGAGAATGGTGACTAGATGTTCATGGCAAAAGGCATAATTTTGAGTGAAAGATGATTCTTTGTAATCACCGGATTCTCACTCTATGGAAGACACTGACTATTGAtgggaacagaaacaaaaccaagaataGGACAAAAGGGAAGAGGGGCAAGGACCAACTTTGCAAAGAAGGCTGGGAAAGGGAAGCTTAATGGTGTTAGGTGCTACTTGTGAAGATATATTTGACATAGGTTGAGAAGGGGAAGACATGAAAGACTCCCTGTTCAGTGAGAATGGGGGTCACAAGTCGTAGAGAAAAGGCAAGAGTGGCAGGGCCTACAGCACCCTTTTCtagaagtgtttttaaaagcaaacctaTGAACTATCTCTGATTTTAGCAATCACTTTTACAAGCTAGGTCCTAACAGTTCTCAGTTTAGCCCTGGtttggagcaggggaaaagcagctcAGACAAATACCTTTTTCACAGTGTGAAATACTCTTCAGGATGCCAGAGAGTAGCTAGATGCCACAGGTGCTGAAACAAGAGTATTTCCATCTGCCTTAAGTTCTGTCCATTGGTGGAAAGGTAACTGGCCTTGGCATTTCCCTATTGCCTTATCTTCATATGTATAATCATGTGTAAACAGTTATGTATTATGTATTATGTTATGTATTATCATGTGCAAATgcacatacatatgtatgtaacTGATCTAGACTTGAGATTCCCTGAGGCAGGTAGCCAGATCTACCATTGCCCTTccaaggcagagggagagggagaagagctTGATCCTGCCAACTGGTGTACTCATGAATAAATGAAACTGTAGCCTGACATAAATACTTTTTCCAACATTTGAAGAAAGGCTAGATCAAGATGTATCTTCCTCATCTGGCCTCAGCTAACTCGCAGTCAGCTCTTTTATGAATAAATGAAGAGATGTTCTTgatgcagaaaaatgttaataGGTGCAGTAAAATGGCCTTGTTGGAGTTAGTGTGAGGTTTCACAATcttcaactaaaaaaaaagaggaaaaaatagagatAATGACTTCTGTACTTACCCTGAAAAGAGCTGATACAGTCTGGAAAGACGAACCCTTCTTCTTGCCTCCTTTcttgccaccaccaccactactCTCTGAAGCACAccaaaaaaaggtggttttacAACTTTGATTTGTAAAATTTTTCTCTATGAGACTGCAAGAATCTTGCTCATATGTATAAGTCACGCTAAGAAAGGAGCCTAGGATGCAGTGGGAAACAGAGTAAACACTCAATCTAAAGGAACACAGGACCAAAGGTGTGTGATAATCCAAGGGATTATCATGGCTGAGTGGAAGGCCTGAAATACATTTGATCTTTTCCTTTGTTAATAAATTCAAGCCATGGGGGACTGCAAAACATGCAGTTTCTTTAGAACACACTAGTTGATACTCATGGCTCTGGTAGagtcattaaataaaaatgaaaatatgaatttCACAGAACTGAcctgcctctcctccagcaGAGGCAAAGAGTAAGGCCAGTGTCTTCAGTGATGATTTCTGGTACAGCCCCACAACTGTTTCATTCAGGGGGTCCTTGTTCTTGTCAAGCCAGCCAGAGATGTTGTAGTCCACTGTACCAGCATAGTGCACCAGGGAGAAGTGGGCCTCAGCCTTGCCTTTGGCAGGCTTGGGCTTCTGGAAGTTGTTGGACTTGCCCAGATGCTGGTCATAGAGCTTGTTCTTGAAAGAGGTGTCGGTTGCCTTGGGGAACATACACTCCTCTTCCAGGATGGAGAAGATGCCCATGGgctgggagaagcagaaggaaggaggaaaaggtaaaaaggcagaaagaatcACAGATAAAGAAATATCTTCCTGAGTGGGACAATATTAATGCTCTCAGGGATTGTTATTCTGCTCAGCAGCGCAAACTGTAAAATAATCTAAACTTATGTATTTACAGTATCACATTTACCCTTTCAAactatatttataaatatataaaaaattaatgcatttctgaaaatattagaCATTGTGAATTACACAGGTACCTTCTCAATGAGCTCAATGCAGGCAGCCAGGTCCATCCCAAAGTCAATGAACTCCCATTCAATTCCTTCCTTCTTGtactcctcctgctccagcacgaACATGTGGTGGTTGAAAAACTGTTGCAGTTTCTCATTGGTGAAGTTGATGCACAGCTGCTCCAAACTGTTGAACTGCACAATTACAAATAGAGATTACTATTAATGTAAATTTAGAAAGCTAGGGATAAAGAACAGTGCTGGCTTTTTGTACCAAATTACCGGAGGATCTGCCAGTGTTCCATCTTTCCTTAGTCAGGAGTTTGGAACTTCTGTCAGTGTATCTCTTTTGTCAGGCTAAACTTTATCCACACTTATGTTTATGACCCCCAGAAGCTTAGGCCACTTTAATATTTCAGACTTGTCAGTTTTGATTTCTACTAGATTGGGCTAATTCAGTTATGGGAGAGTCCACAGCACAACAGTTTATTCAACATTTCCAAATGCTGATTTCAAAGCATGTCCCAAGCCTTCTAAGCAAAAATTATGTCTATGGAACTGGTGTCTGTGCATTAGGTACCAAATGACATGTTAGTCTATTGTTTGTAATCCGTCAAAGAACTGCATTTATGAATTTACATTGGCATATGTGCAACACAAGAATCTATTCCCAGTTAAAAACCTGTGGGAATCATGATGCTTTAAATGCAACCTGAAAGGATTAAaccatttctgcaaaaaaaaaggtcataATTCCTTCTTAAGTACTTTGGCACACAATAGAGTTATTTCTAAAAACGTGGTAATAAAACACTGTTCTTACATCAAAGATCTCGAAGCCAGCAATGTCCAGGACACCAATGAAGTACTGTCTGGGTTGCTTGGTATCCAGCTGTTGGTTGATGCGAATAACCATCCACAAGAACATCTTCTCAAACACAGCCTTTGCCAAGGCACCTACTGAATTGTatacctgaaataaaaaatggaaggTTTGTAGTTACCATGCAAAGCAAAAGAGGAAGCCCTGAGGATCTGTCATCAAAACACGGATTTTTGTACCTGCTGCACGGTTTGACCCTTGGTCACATATTCATTCCCAACCTTGACTCGGGGGTAGCACAGTGCCTTAAGCAGGTCGGCTGAGTTCAGACCCATGAGATAGGCAGCCTTGTCAGCAACTTAAgaccaaaaaaatcagttgttaAGGTACCAGCAGATATTagtgttcttttaaaacaagtatTGAAAGGCAATTCTAGTAAAGATGGAAAGATTAGTTAAGATAAAGAAGACATGTATTTGTAGTTCATCATAAGCAACATTCCCCAGTAATAATGGAACATTTATGCTGGCTATTTTTTCTTCATCGTTTCTTagtttattttgaattttgaatgaaaaatcagtttagaGACTTTTAGGTAGGCAGACTTCTCAATAATaaatgctaaaaaagaaaaaggaaagataagcCTGGGATGATGATCAGGTTGCAGACAATCGCAGATCCTCTCAGAAGCAAATACAGTGCAATTTGTATCAGTGACTTGTGGTAGGGTAACTTTAAACACATAGTACTCAAGAGAGCACAATGCATAAGTGTCAATTATGCCTTTATGAATCTACAGCTAAACATATGAGAGGAAGTGCTATATTTAGAAGTGTATGCTCAAACAGAAAGTTTGGCATTTTACTTTCTGCTATTGATTTACTATTGAATTCAAATTGCCAGCAAACACAGTATGTAAAATGATTTGTTCAAGAATGCTTATATAATTCAAAGTATAGCAGATTACTGCATGAATATGGGACATGATCTAACAGTCTGAAATGCTGTCAACAGATATTTAGGTTAGatgttggggaaaaaattcCAATGAGTAAGGATAGTGAAGTACTGGACTAGATTGCATGTTTTCCtcagtgttttcaaaagcaggcaaagaaagaaagattgcACAGTAAACGGCATCCACAGAGGTGGAGTAGATGAACTGCCACAGTCCTCTCCCAGCTTTATGAGCTAATAAAACTAGCAAAATGAAAGATTGCTTTGCCACACTGAGAAATTTGTTCACAGGTTCAGAGCAATCCTCAGAAGAGGATTACAGTGTCTGTGTGGCAGAACTGATTTCAATGGAATCAGTGTTACGTACACTGCTCCAAATGCTTCCAAGAGTTGGTCAGCAAAATGCCATCACTTAAGTAAAGTTACACCTATTATTTGTAGCCCATTCTACTATTACTACTCATCATTATCAGATTCATTGCTATAGTATTTCTTGCAGTCATTTTCACTTATGTCTTAACTTTCctaaacaaaacccccaaaacacacacactaAAAAACAACTCaagaaaaaatccccaaacagaAGTCCTGGAGACATGCCGAGACTCTACAGCAAATGTAGAACGTATGAGCCACAGCTGCAGTATTAACTGATGTTCCTTTTTAACCCCCTATGCAAAATGAAGTAGCACAATGCTCTCAGTTCAGGCATTGTGAGTTGTCTCCAGAATACGGGCTTTGAAGCAGAGCAGGTTCTGGCTTCTTGTCACCTCAAAACAATACCATTAGGAGGTAGCTACAGCTGATGGTAAATGATAGTAGCTACGTGGCTACATAAACGTAAGTCAGTGAGCAGAGTGGCTCCCAGTTCTGTGCCGGGTCTGGGAAGCTGCCGTTCAGTATAGCAGCAAAgctgtcttttcttctgcctgacTCCTACCGTGTCAGCCAATGGAAGTGTGCTTTAGGGTTCACTGGACCTTATACTTCGCACAGTTCAAAATAATCTGCATCTTCCACCTAGGTGTGTTCTTCCAGCAAAGCCCTCTGGTTAGGACACGCCTATATTCTAGAGTACCAGCATCCGGGGGAATGTGCAGGCTGAGTTGATGATTCTGGCCCTGAATTACTGCCTGTCCTAGTGAGCATTCCAGTATAGACTGTGCTCCGGTATATATTGTGCTGGTACCTTCTGTGCCGTccggctctgcctgctcctcaCGCTGCTTCTGCTTAAACTTCAGGTTGCCGTAGTGCATGACAGCCCCCGTCAGCTTGTAAATGGCTGTCTTCTCATCAGGAGTGAAGCCCAGGATGTCAATGGCGCTCTAACAAAAGAATCATTAGAGTAAGTCCCACGCCTGTTAAAGGTCAGAGTCCGCCTAAGAAAACGTGTGCGTTACTTACATCCGTGGCCATCAGCTCTTCCTGGTCGTTAATGCTGGGAACTGTGATCTCACCTTGACTCACATACTGATAGTCATACGGGTTGGTGGTGATCAGTAACATCTCTGAAAAGAAGGACAGAACACATACGGATCAAATGTAATGGGCACGTAAAGGAATTAAATGCTGTTCCGTCACCTTTGTCTGGAGCAGTAAGTGATCTTTCCTACCAATTAGCTCTGGCTTCTTGTTGGACATGATCTGGTAAAATATGTGGTAGCTTCTTTCTGCCTTGAGCTGGAAAGTGACTCTGGACTTCTCCAGCAGATCTGGCAAGGACGGTAGGACAGAGTTAGCGCAAGAACTGAGGAAGGCTGGGGGGAAAGGGATCAGGCCAGGAGGGTCACTTACATGTTTCAATGTCAGCAGAAGCCAGTTTCCCTGTGGCACCAAAATGGATTCTGATGAATTTACCCTgaaagaagcaggaaagccAATCGAGATCTGTTTTACCAATCCTGACTGCAAGAATATTCGAGTCAGTGGGCTGataggaaaaaaggagtttgGTCCCAGGCAACAACTTACAAAGCGTGAGGAGTTGTCATTCCTCACCGTCTTGGCATTACCAAAAGCCTCCAGCAGTGGGTTGGCACTGATGATTTGATCCTCAAGTGTCCCCTAAAATAGAAATCTTATTGTTATGACATAGCTCATAAATAAATTTGACAGTTGCAGGTTCCTACCCCTAGGACCTCACCTGCATTTTGCCTGCCggctgctgctcttccttcttcttATCCCCGCTCGCTGCAATTGTTGCAAAGTACTGGATGACACGCTTGGTGTTCACAGTCTTCCCTGCACCGGATTCTCCGCTGTCAACCCAAAGAGAGACGCAGAGAGTGTGTGGTGAGGCAGGAGGTCCCCTGGCACCGGGCAGCCCCACAGGGACCCGAGCAGGGGGTGTACATACGTGATCAGGATTGACTGGTTCTCGCGATCTGTGAAAGGGGCAGAATGAAAGATAGTGTTAGCAGTTCTTGTGAGTAACATTAAACTGAATGAGAAGTAAAGCTGTAAATGGAAGTTGGGGCTTCTCCCAAGTCCAAGAGTAATAGTCCAAGTAGTCCATGACTACCCAATTCCCTTCCAGGTCCCAACAGTAGTAAGTATAACCCCAAATGAATGCATAGAGCTGTCAGAGGCATGTGGTCCTGAGACAAGCTGTGTACCCACTTGCCCTTCACACAATTCTCATCAAGAAATCTAATCAAAATGCCTATCTGTACTCAAAATAGAGGATTATATGGAATACTAACGCTTTCTGTCCCATCAGTTGAAATAAGTAGCGAACAACGTCAAGCAGTATTTCTGCAGTGGGGGAGTGTAAAATTTCGTACGGTAAAGTGCAAATAATACACAGATACACAGTGCTGAGTCCATGCATGCTTCTGAGTCAGTTTCACTTTAAATTAATTCCTGCATAAGTCGATCAGCTTCTCAGTCAAACATGTCTGTGGTGGTTTTAGCTGGCTTGTCACACGCTCCAGTGAGAGCAGTGGGCCTTTTTGGTTTATAATGCTGTGAGGGACGTCAAGCACTCACCAGTCAGCATGAACTGATAGGCGTTGtcagagatggagaagatgtGTGGAGGGGCCTCCTGGCGCTTCTTGCCTCGGTAGGCCAACACCACCTCCGGGTTGTACACCGGCAGCCACTTGTAGGGGTTGACAGTGACGCAGAAGAGACCCGAGTAAGTCTGTAAGGAACGTGGAAAGGATGACGATTTTGGAGAGCTGAGGAGAGTTGCAGATAAGGCAGAGGTGAATGATGTTCTGGGGAGACCAgggcagtgaaagaaaatgaagtggaGGAATGACCTATCAGAGAATGGGTGAGATACAGCATACGAAAAGGAAAGGTAAAAGCgagaaagaaggagggagaggatgtagacagcaagagggaaacacatgcaagaaagaaagaagaaatagaaaaatgatgAAAGAAGAAGGCAAGAAGTCAGGAAGCTCTTTAGAG
The genomic region above belongs to Gavia stellata isolate bGavSte3 chromosome 22, bGavSte3.hap2, whole genome shotgun sequence and contains:
- the LOC104264265 gene encoding myosin-1B-like isoform X3, with translation MSSDSEMAIFGEAAPYLRKSEKERIEAQNKPFDAKTSVFVVHAKESYVKSTIQSKEAGKVTVKTEAGETLTVKDDQIFSMNPPKYDKIEDMAMMTHLHEPAVLYNLKERYAAWMIYTYSGLFCVTVNPYKWLPVYNPEVVLAYRGKKRQEAPPHIFSISDNAYQFMLTDRENQSILITGESGAGKTVNTKRVIQYFATIAASGDKKKEEQQPAGKMQGTLEDQIISANPLLEAFGNAKTVRNDNSSRFGKFIRIHFGATGKLASADIETYLLEKSRVTFQLKAERSYHIFYQIMSNKKPELIEMLLITTNPYDYQYVSQGEITVPSINDQEELMATDSAIDILGFTPDEKTAIYKLTGAVMHYGNLKFKQKQREEQAEPDGTEVADKAAYLMGLNSADLLKALCYPRVKVGNEYVTKGQTVQQVYNSVGALAKAVFEKMFLWMVIRINQQLDTKQPRQYFIGVLDIAGFEIFDFNSLEQLCINFTNEKLQQFFNHHMFVLEQEEYKKEGIEWEFIDFGMDLAACIELIEKPMGIFSILEEECMFPKATDTSFKNKLYDQHLGKSNNFQKPKPAKGKAEAHFSLVHYAGTVDYNISGWLDKNKDPLNETVVGLYQKSSLKTLALLFASAGGEAGHGGGGKKGGKKKGSSFQTVSALFRENLNKLMTNLRSTHPHFVRCIIPNETKTPGAMEHELVLHQLRCNGVLEGIRICRKGFPSRILYADFKQRYKVLNASAIPEGQFIDSKKASEKLLGSIDVDHTQYKFGHTKVFFKAGLLGLLEEMRDEKLAQLITRTQARCRGFLMRVEYQRMVERRESIFCIQYNVRSFMNVKHWPWMKLFFKIKPLLKSAESEKEMANMKEEFEKTKEELAKSEAKRKELEEKMVKLVQEKNDLQLQVQAEADALADAEERCDQLIKTKIQLEAKIKEVTERAEDEEEINAELTAKKRKLEDECSELKKDIDDLELTLAKVEKEKHATENKVKNLTEEMAALDETIAKLTKEKKALQEAHQQTLDDLQAEEDKVNTLTKAKTKLEQQVDDLEGSLEQEKKLRMDLERAKRKLEGDLKLAHDSIMDLENDKQQLDEKLKKKDFEISQIQSKIEDEQALGMQSQKKIKELQARIEELEEEIEAERTSRAKAEKHRADLSRELEEISERLEEAGGATAAQIDMNKKREAEFQKMRRDLEEATLQHEATAAALRKKHADSTAELGEQIDNLQRVKQKLEKEKSELKMEIDDLASNMDSVSKAKANLEKMCRTLEDQLSEIKTKEEEHQRMINDLNAQRARLQTESGEYSRQVEEKDALISQLSRGKQAFTQQIEELKRHLEEEIKAKNALAHALQSARHDCDLLREQYEEEQEAKGELQRALSKANSEVAQWRTKYETDAIQRTEELEEAKKKLAQRLQDAEEHVEAVNAKCASLEKTKQRLQNEVEDLMIDVERSNAACAALDKKQKNFDKILAEWKQKYEETQAELEASQKESRSLSTELFKMKNAYEESLDHLETLKRENKNLQQEISDLTEQIAEGGKAIHELEKVKKQIEQEKSELQASLEEAEASLEHEEGKILRLQLELNQVKSEIDRKIAEKDEEIDQLKRNHLRIVESMQSTLDAEIRSRNEALRLKKKMEGDLNEMEIQLSHANRMAAEAQKNLRNTQAVLKDTQIHLDDALRSQEDLKEQVAMVERRANLLQAEVEELRAALEQTERSRKVAEQELLDASERVQLLHTQNTSLINTKKKLETDIAQIQGEMEDTIQEARNAEEKAKKAITDAAMMAEELKKEQDTSAHLERMKKNLDQTVKDLQHRLDEAEQLALKGGKKQIQKLEARVRELEGEVDAEQKRSAEAVKGVRKYERRVKELTYQSEEDRKNVLRLQDLVDKLQMKVKSYKRQAEEAEELSNVNLSKFRKIQHELEEAEERADIAESQVNKLRAKSREFHKKVEEEE